Genomic segment of Gemmatimonadota bacterium:
AAGGTTAAAAAAAGCCAACAGCATCGCAAAACAAAAAGAGAGGAACGGCAGAAAAAAAAGGAAGAGCGGGAGAGAAAGAAGAACTTAAAGAGAAAAGTTAGACAACAGATGTTGGCGCAGAGGGACAAATCGAGTAAGTCATGATTTTTCACCGAGTTGTGTTCAGTTGGGGGTGAATCTGAAGAATTGAGATGGAACCACGCTATCCCAGATATAGAGACGAAACGGGCCCGCTGCCTGATCAGCCAGAAATTATGGATCTCTGCAAGCGATTCTGGGATCTGGAAGTAACCAGCGTCCGCAGGGCGAATTCGCGGTGCGTCTTCTTTTGTGATAGTCTGCGGGACGGACGCGTTGTGTTCCGCGTGAATCCGGGATGGGACGGCTCGACCCATCCCAAAACCATTGTGGAGTTTGTTCGACACCTTGCTGATCGCGGCGCGCCGTGTCCTGACATCCGTCCAACCACGGATGGTAGCCTCTACAAGTCCGTTCGAGACCTGGTGATTTCGGTGGAGAGTTTCTTGGAAGGAGAGGTCGTAGACCGCGTCGATACTCTCCGCTGAGGAAATGCAGCGGTTCGTGGAGGGGTACTTTTCAGTCCGGCCTCCCTCAGATGATGAACGTACCGCACTCCCCTTCATCTTCGCGGCCTACTATGCCAAGCGCCTCTGCCAGCTCCACCGGAAATGGGGTCCGAAGTCGCCTAATCGGAGAACCTGGGGATTGGAAGACCGAATACTCGCTCTCCCGGATGCGGCGATTCGTATGGGCGAGGCTGCAATCGAAGGCATAGATTGAAAGGCGAGAATCAGCCAATCCGATGCTCGCCGTCCCCCAACCGCTTCGTGGTTCGGGAGTACTGAAACGTTATGTGACATAGGAATAGGCGAGTTGGAACACGCACATCCACGAAAACCTTGGCCAACGATCCGATCAGCCACTGCGGTGGACGCCGAAGTCGTCACACGTATATATATCGATTCGTGGAATGCAGGATTCGGCGAACTCATCGAGCAGTCCAATCGCATCGTCACATCAGAACTCGTTGAGCGTTGGCGCGGCGATCTTGCGAAGTCTGCCCCGCACCGGTGGTGGGTCGCAGAGCATACGGGTAAAGTTGTCGGTTTTGTCGGCATCGGTCCCAGCCGCGATCCCGTTGACGCCACATTAGGGGAACTCGATACCATCGCCATTGATCCCTCGTATTGGCGCCTCGGCATCGGCAAGGCGTTGGCCTCGCTCGCGTTTCGTCATCTCGTTGCCGACGGTTATAATGAAGCGATAGTTTGGACTGTTAAGGGTTATGAACGCGGGATCGCCTTCTACGAGGCGATGGGGTGGAAACGTGATGGCGGTGTTCGAGACAACGGACGCCAAATCCGGCTCCGTCGCCCATTGTCTATCTAGATTACCGCTCCAATGGATAGTGGAGGAGTAAATGCAAATCGACATCATAAAGAAGCGTGTTCAATGATTATGATAGATTGTGATTTTCCGGGTGGGAATATCATCGCTGAGCGAATTGACGGTGATGATGTGTTTGTTCGGCAGGATCTGCGCGATACGGATCGCGACTGGTTCTACTGGTATTTTCGGGTGCGTGGCGCAGCAGGCCGATCCGTGCGGTTTCACTTTACCGGCAGCAATGTGATTGGCACGCGTGGTCCTGGGATGAGTGAAGACGGTGGGGTGACGTGGCGCTGGTTGGGTAATGATGCAGTAGATGGACAGTCGTTTGTGTATGCGTTTGCGAATGACGCGGATGATGTGCGGTTCAGTTTTGGGATGCCGTATGTGCAGGCCGACCTGGACCGGTTTTTGGCGTCGTATGTGGATTCGGACTATCTGGTGGCTGAGACGTTGTGCGAGACGCGCAAAGGACGTGATGTTGAGATGTTGTATGTGGGGCGGCTGGACGGTGGGGCGAATCTGCGCGTGTTGATTGCGGCGCGACACCACTGCTGTGAGATGATGCAGTCGTACGTGCTGGAAGGCATAATGGCGGCGATACTTGGTGAGGGTGATTTGGGGCGTTGGTTTCAGGGACGGGTTGAATGTCTGGTGATTCCGTTTGTGGATAAAGACGGTGTGGAGGATGGCGATCAGGGGAAGAATCGGAAGCCGAGGGATCACAACCGGGATTATGTCGGGGAGAGTGTGCATATTGAAACGGCTGTGATTCGAGAAAGGGTGCCGGATTGGAGCGCTGGCAAACTAAAGGTAGCGATTGATCTGCACTGTCCGTGGATTCGTATGAATCGCAATGAGACGATTTATTTGGTGGGGTCTGAGTCAGAAGTCCCCTGGCAGGAACAGATGCGGTTTTCGCATATTTTGGAAGCGGAACGAACGGGAGGCTTGCCCTTTTTTGCAGCGGATAATTTGCCCTTTGGCGTGGAGTGGAATACGGCAGAGAATTATGCAGCTGGCAAGAGCTTTGGGCGGTGGGCGGGTGAATTGCCGGGCGTTCAATTGGCAACGGCAATAGAGTTTCCCTATGCCAATGTGGGCGATCTGGATACGAGTCCAGAACTGGCGCGTGTATTTGGACGCGATCTGGCTGCAGCGTTGAAGGTATATTTGGAGACGATGGTGTGATGGTGCGATCGCGTTGGCGAGTTGGCCCCATCGAGGTGCTGCTGACAATGCAGATTACATATCAGGACACTACCGACGGAATTGGATCAGATAATCTAAAGGGGTTCTTTGTCGGATGGCCTAACCCTCCCTCCCCCGAGGCGCATCTAAGAATCTTAAAGGGAAGCGACTACGTGGTTCTTGCAGTCTCTTCTGAGGGGAAGGTGATTGGCTTCATCAGCGCCATCTCAGACGGTGTTTCGTGCGCCTATATCCCACATCTTGAGGTGCTGCCGGAATGGCAAGGGAAAGGCATCGGATCGGATCTGGTCAGACGCATGATTCGAAAGCTCAAAGATCTCTACATGATTGACCTGATCTGTGACCAGCAGGTCCAGAGATTCTACGAGAGACTTGGCTTCGAGAAAGCTCGTGGAATGATCGTGAGGAACTTTGGGCAGCAAGCGTGTGACTGATTTGAATTTTGAAGTCACTGAAGATTTCCGGCTACGTGAGCGGAGGAGTAGTTAGTGGATCAGATTCCACCAAAGGAGAAAATTCAGGAGGCCCTTTGGTCAGCCTGGCAGTTCGATGGTTCTCTCATACCGGTACCGGGCACGGGGCGCCTTTTCTCATTCAAGAAGAATGGGGCGACGTTCTTTGCACGATTGAACTGGGCACGGGGTCAGTTCTGTCCGGAGGAAGTTGTCGAGTTCCTCAATCATCTATCAACAAATGATGCCCCTGTCCCCCAGATTGTCCCCACTCTCTCCGGAGATTTGTGTATCATGATCGGAGATGCTGTTGTACTCTCCGTGGAAACTGATCTCAGTGGGGAACCTTGCAGCTCTCGTCACCTCCACCGATTGGGTGCGGTGGGACGTGGACTTGCTAAGATTCATCTGGCATCGGAGAAGTTCGAAAAATCCAGGATGCGGAAGAAAGATCTCACTGGCTTTGTGGAGGTCAGACTCCGGCGAGCACTTTCCCGTTCTCTTCCTGGCGATCTCCGCGACGCCATCAAGACCCTTCATACCGAGTTGCAAACCACCTACAAGCACCTAACACGAACATCAGTGCGGTGGATGACAACGCATGGAGATGTCTGGGGTCCCAACGTCCACACGGATGGAGAGAAAGTCGGTTTCACCGACCTCTGCAGCTCTTTTGCGCCAGCTACTGTAGATCTTGTAATGGTCCAACACAGATGGCTAATGAATGATCTGACTGGGGGACGATCTCTGTTGGAGAAAGAGATGCTGGATTTCCTACGAGGCTATCTTTCTGAGAGACCACTCTCAGTCGGAGACCGGGAAACATTTGGAGTCGTCTGGGCGGCCTACTATGCTGATCAGTTGTCGCACTATATTGAGAAACCAGGAACGGTGAAAGACTCCGTGCTCTCACGCTTTGACTTCGAAGGGCAGATTCGGAGACTACCGTTAGCGGTGGGTGAGATCAGATCACTGCTATAGAGACGACCAACACGCCGTATAACAGCTACAGAATCTGCAGGAATCTCCCGAAGAGAGAATCGCCAACTTCACCATTGCCTTCGTGTGTAAAGGTGAGGCTGGCCGCTTCGTCATGTCACACACCCTTCACCGCGGACGAACGCACGGAGCTCACAGCCGATGTCAAATCTCAAATACTTCCATCGCGACTGGATTGAACCTACTACTGAGAGCATCGAAACGGATGTCTGCATCTACGGCGGCTCGTCAGGGGGTATCGCTGCAGCCGTCACAGTCGCACGGGCCGGGCTACGTGTAGTCATCCTCCAGCCGGGCCAACACATCGGTGGCATGACAACCGGCGGACTCGGGTGGACGGACTTCGGCCGTAAGTACGTTATCGGTGGACTGAGCCGATCCTTCTACAACCAGGTCGGACGGCACTACGGACAGAATGAAGAGTGGCAGTTCGAGCCCCACGTCGCCGACGCTATTTTCGATGCGTGGATTTCGGAAAACGGTATCGATGTCCGGTACGGTCAGTATCTGGACGCCGTCGAATCTATTGATCGACGTATCGTTTCCATCACGCTCCTTGGCGGGCTCCGGGTCCGCGCCAAGATCTTTATGGACTGCTCCTACGAGGGGGACCTGATGGCGAAGGCCGGCGTCTCCTTCCATGTGGGGCATGAGGCGAATGAGATCTACGGTGAGACACTCAACGGCATCCAGGTGCGGGAAAAACATCAGTTCGGTCTTACCGTCGATCCCTACGTGGAACCGGGTGACCCGGACAGCGGGCTGCTGCCTCAGATTGAGGAGACCGATCTGGCGACACGACAGGGCGAGGGCGATCACCGTGTGCAAGCCTATTGCTTCCGCGTATGCATGACCGATGATCCTGCGCTCAAGATCGACTGGACTAAGCCAGACGCGTTCGATCCTGCCCAGTATGTCCTTGCGACGCGCTGGTTCAACACTGTGGGCGGAGATAGCCAGAATCCGAATCACAGCGCCGACCCGGTTGCCCACATACGCGACAGCGGAGTACCCGGGAAGTTCGACATCTTCCCGAACAGAACACCCGGCGGCTACTGTAAAACCGATACCAACAACAACGGCCCCATCAGCAGTGACTTCATCGGGAGATCGTGGGGATGGCCCGCCGCCAGCTATGAGGGGCGGGAGGCCATATTCCAGGCGCACGTCAATTACCAGCGCGGTCTCTACTGGCATCTGGCCAACGAACCGGCGATTCCCCGGCGCGTGCGTGACGCCTACAGCCGCTGGGGGCTATCCAGTGACGAGTTCACCGATACCGAGCACTGGCCGCATCAATTGTATATCCGCGAGTGTCGCCGGATGATCGGCGACTACGTCATCACTGAGCACGACTGCTACCAGAAGTCAGTCGCAGAGGACTCGATCGGGATGGGTAGCTACACCATGGACTCGCATAATTGCTCCCGATTCGTACATGTCGAAGGAGGCGTGGCACGTGTCCTCAACGAAGGGGATGTGCAGATCCCCCCGACCGACCCTTATCCCTTAAGCTACCGGAGTATCGTGCCAAAGAGGGGGGAGACAGCAAATCTGTTCATCCCCGTATGTTTCTCGGCCTCTCACATATCCTACGGTAGCGCGCGCATGGAGCCGGTCTTCATGGTCCTGGGAGAGTCTGCTGGGCTGGCAGCAAGGCTGTGTCTGGATGCCGATTGCGACACGCAGGATCTACCGTACGATGAGTTACGCCCCGAGTTGTTGAAGGCAGCGCAGATCCTCGAGTTGCCCGACACCCGGTAGAGAGAAGAGCCCGAAGGTCGCTTATGTTTCTTAGTGAGTGGGCTCACATCTTCGGCAGTAACAAATTTGAACCTAACTATGATCAATCCATGGCTGACAATTCCTGCTGCTGACTACAAGATTCACATGGAACATAAATCGGTGCGGCAATCTGAAACGCAGCCGCATCGGGCAATCGATTTTCTGTCAGCTTCGGCAGCAATGAGGACCGTGCCACTCACATTGTCGCACGTCGAAAAACAAGAGAGTCTAACCGTCGTGGTCGACTTTGATTCGAGACTGCACACAGGCGTCGTCGATAGTATCGAACACTTCTGGAAAACACAGGGCAATGTCAAGGATGTCACAGTGTTATCTACCGACGTCGTCTCAAAGAGCGAAGACTTGGCGCCAGGGAATGTTGTCCTATACGGCACCTTTGAGATACGAGAAGACAATCCTGTATTCCACGCCTTTCGGGGCACATGGATTGGCGAGCTTCTCCGCAAGGAGGCCCCTCATTTTTCGGGTGAGGTTGGCGGCTTGGTAGTAGGAAAAAACCCATTTTCAGAAGGATCATCAGTTATTGTTGTGGCCACCTCACTGGATCTGCTACCGCAACTGCACGAACACTACGATGGTTCAAAGTCTTTTGTCTCGGTAGTAAATGGCCGCCTCGAAACCGTAATGATATATGATGCTGGATTTAATAGAATAGACCCGGGCATCGACTTGAAGCTGGCTTTGGAGGATATGTGGTACTTCTTTCGAGTGGTCGAAGAAGCGCATCCTCACCCACTCATGAACATATCACCAGAAGGATACATAGATCTGAAGAGGAACGCCCAAGAGTCGTTAGAAAAGGCTGCTGATAGCAGGAGTATCGTAACGATCTCAGCATTGTCGGTCGAATTGGCAAAGGCAGCGGCGGCATTTCAAGATGGACACACAAACCACTACCTGGATCTTCAGGGGGGCTATTCGGATACAACCCGTCGCATGTTGCCTTTCAAGCTGTCCTACCAATTGGGGGCCTTTTACGCGGATCAATTGATCGAGAACGAACATCGTCGGAAAATCGTGGCGATAGCCAACAAAGATCCGTTCGATTTCCTGCAACCTATCCTTGCAGCTATTTCAGGCGAAAAGCTGGACAAAAAAATCACATCGTTTGTAGCAAATCAGGGTGTTTATTGGTTTTACTTTGCTCCGATCGATGAGCCTCGGTTAGCGCTAACAACGGTAGATCGAACCGGAGAGACTATAGAAGAGATGCTCGACCTGGTAACGATGTCAACCTACCAGAGTTCGATAGTTTCGACTGACAAGGAAGAGCGTGTTGAGGATTTTCATGAATACTACCACAACGGAGATACATGCTACTATCGTTTCGATAGTTTTCGCAACTCCAAAAAACAGAAAGCATATGCTGACGATCTGTTCGCTGAGATTCGTTCAAATGGTACCAAGAATTTTATAATTGATCTTCGGTTCAACGGCGGCGGAAACTCGGCCTACGGGGATTATTTGCTGGATTGTCTAACCGTCAAGCCATACAGATTCACAGCAAGGATGGATGTTAAGTTGTCGGAGCACCTATACGAACAACATGAGTATTACCGAGCTTTCGACGAACTTACGGGCCAAACGATCACCCGACGAGCCGGGCTCCGAAATCCGGAGGATCGAGGCAACAGATTCGAGGGCAACCTCTACGTACTCGTTGGGCCAAAGACGTTTTCTTCGGCGGGAGGTTTGGCCGCTATAGTCAAGGACTATGAACTGGGTACCTTGATTGGCGAGGAAGTTGGTGCGACACGGCAAACATTCGGGGAAAATCTCCATAAGAGACTCCCTCATAGTGGGTTGGGTTTCAATGTATCGTGCAAACAGTTTTTCGCTCCTATACCTCAGTTTGGCGATGAACGTCGTGGTACCTTACCCGACATCCCGATCAACGAGCAGGTCTTCACGACATATCCCGATTCGGATGACCCGGTATTATCCTACGCCTTGGATCACATCGCTTCTAGATGATCACGAGCCGAACTGTCCACGTCATATATTAGCACGTTTTGCGCTGCGGCACTGATCGCGCCTTGGCCTGCGACAATCCCGTTGGGGTTCGCAAGCCGTAAAACGTTAAATGTAATGCGAAATACATCTTACCGGGATCACTCCAATGATCAGAACTGCAAAATCTGAAGAAAATGAAGAGTTGAGTAGCCTTGCAATGCGCTCAAAAGCGCAACGAAGAGATCAAAAACTTTACTTCAAAGACGAAATAGGTTGACTGATACAAGCGAAGATGATTAGACTCTCTCTTGAGGTTTTCACAATACGACGGACCGTTTAACGATGCCATCGCATTACGTAAAAGCAGGCGTTGCCGGGGTGATTCTCAGAGGCAACCAAATTGTAATGGTTCGCCGCAAATACGGGACACACAAAGGAAAGTGGAAGAAAGATCTCACTGGCTTTATGGAAAGTACTCACTACAACCTCATCATCTACGGCGGCAATCCCGCAGGCCTTGCCTGTGCAGTTCGAGCTGCGCGTGAAGGATTGACCGTCTTGCTCGTCAATCATACACCCCACATCGGTGGACTGCCAGCCAATGGGATGGGACTCTGGGATACACTTTACGAAGGCTGGCGATCGCCCATCTACAATGAGATGCGTCAGGCGATTTTCGATCATTACCGCAATACCTATGGAAAAGATTCACCGCAATACGCAGCCTGCCTGCCCGGCGAAACGGGCCACTCCAATGGCAAATACGAAGCGCGTGTCTTCGAACAATTGTCGGAAGAGATGATACAGGCAGAATCAAATATTACCCTGATCAAAAGCCATTACCCTACCGATATCGAACAAGCTGACCGCTTAATTACAGCTATCACATTCACAGAAATGAATCGCGATGCCAGCTTCCGAGCTACCGGAGATATCTTTGTCGATACTTCTTACGAAGGCGATCTTCTACCCTTAGCCAATGTCGCTTTCAGAGTCGGACGTGAATCCAAAGACGAATTTAACGAACCTCACGCTGGTCGCATCTTTATGCGATTTGCAAAGGAGCTTCCCGAGTCAGAACAACACATGGCCGACATTGTTGCATCGCTAAACCTGAGGCAATTTGGTGGTGCGATGGAAACCATCATGCCCGATAGCACAGGCGAAGGCGATGGTGTTGTGCAAGCCATGAACTTTCGCACAGCCCTCAGCAGCGATCCCAACAATCAGGTCAAACCAGAGCCACCAGAAGACTACGATCCCACACGCATCAAAACCTTACTCCAATCCCTTGAAGTCAACAGACCTGATCGCGGGCAAGATGGCGGACAATTTCCCAACAACAAAAGCGACTGGAACCGACCACAACTTATTGAAGGTGCGACCGACTATGTCCACGGCGACTGGCCAACCCGTCAGCGCATCTTGAAAGACTTCTGGAACATCGTTATTGGCATTTTGTATTTCTTTCAAAACGATCCCGATGCGCCCGAAAACATGCGCGAAGCCTTTGCTCAGTGGGGGCTGGCCAAAGACGAATTTCCCGACAACAATCACATGCCCTGGGAGATCTATGTGCGCGAAGCCCGTCGTCTCGAAGGGCGTTATATGCTCACCGAGCACGATGTTCGCCTGGCCAAAGGCATAGACAGAGCGCCCATTCACTCAGATACGATTGCTATTTGTGAATGGTACACGGACGTTCACGCCTGCCATCCCGAACGCGTCAAAGACAGTCGCGATGAAGGCAAAGTCATGCTCCACAAGCAAACCGTCCCTGGCCAGATCCCTTATCGAAGCCTGCTCGCCAATGAATTAGACAATTTCCTCGTCCCAGTCTGCCTTTCTTCCAGCCACCTCGGGCAAAGCGCGATTCGTCTGGAGCCCACCTGGATGCAAATTGCCGAGTCTGCTGGTTATGCGGCCGTCCAGGCCATCAAAAACAAACAGACACCGGCCGACATTGAGATCGATCAGCTTCAACAAACCCTGGCCGAACAAAATTCCATGCTCACATTTCTCAATGATATTGACCTTGACGACAACTATGCACACAACGCCGCTATACAATGGGCAGGTACAAAGGGATTCTTCGATACATACGATGCCAGACCGCAGGATAAACTCGACCAGCACACAGCGCATCGTTGGATCGATGGTTTTGTCCAGTTGTGTGGCGAAAAACTCGACACCAATACACTCGCACATTTAACCCGAGGTGAAGCCTGCCAAATCCTTTACGATTCCTATTTTCAACAACAATAGAGGCCAGGAGTTTTCCATCCAGGATCAACACGTATCGGCAGATTTTAGAAAGGAATTCGATGTATATCCATCCACGCTCTATCAACGACAAAGTCTTTGACGCCTGGCGCAGTCCCGGCCGCTTTACCAAAAACCCCGACATCATTCGCCTCAAATCCGGTCGCCTTCTGCTCGTTTATTCCGATACCGAAGCCCACTGGGGTGAAACCACCCAAATCCTCACCATCCTCTACAGCGAAAACGATGGTCAAACCTGGGACAAACTGAGCGAAGTCGCAACTGCTGATCGCAGCAAAGGCGATGAGCGTCT
This window contains:
- a CDS encoding GNAT family N-acetyltransferase codes for the protein MTYQDTTDGIGSDNLKGFFVGWPNPPSPEAHLRILKGSDYVVLAVSSEGKVIGFISAISDGVSCAYIPHLEVLPEWQGKGIGSDLVRRMIRKLKDLYMIDLICDQQVQRFYERLGFEKARGMIVRNFGQQACD
- a CDS encoding FAD-dependent oxidoreductase, translated to MSNLKYFHRDWIEPTTESIETDVCIYGGSSGGIAAAVTVARAGLRVVILQPGQHIGGMTTGGLGWTDFGRKYVIGGLSRSFYNQVGRHYGQNEEWQFEPHVADAIFDAWISENGIDVRYGQYLDAVESIDRRIVSITLLGGLRVRAKIFMDCSYEGDLMAKAGVSFHVGHEANEIYGETLNGIQVREKHQFGLTVDPYVEPGDPDSGLLPQIEETDLATRQGEGDHRVQAYCFRVCMTDDPALKIDWTKPDAFDPAQYVLATRWFNTVGGDSQNPNHSADPVAHIRDSGVPGKFDIFPNRTPGGYCKTDTNNNGPISSDFIGRSWGWPAASYEGREAIFQAHVNYQRGLYWHLANEPAIPRRVRDAYSRWGLSSDEFTDTEHWPHQLYIRECRRMIGDYVITEHDCYQKSVAEDSIGMGSYTMDSHNCSRFVHVEGGVARVLNEGDVQIPPTDPYPLSYRSIVPKRGETANLFIPVCFSASHISYGSARMEPVFMVLGESAGLAARLCLDADCDTQDLPYDELRPELLKAAQILELPDTR
- a CDS encoding GNAT family N-acetyltransferase; this encodes MEHAHPRKPWPTIRSATAVDAEVVTRIYIDSWNAGFGELIEQSNRIVTSELVERWRGDLAKSAPHRWWVAEHTGKVVGFVGIGPSRDPVDATLGELDTIAIDPSYWRLGIGKALASLAFRHLVADGYNEAIVWTVKGYERGIAFYEAMGWKRDGGVRDNGRQIRLRRPLSI
- a CDS encoding peptidase M14 — encoded protein: MIMIDCDFPGGNIIAERIDGDDVFVRQDLRDTDRDWFYWYFRVRGAAGRSVRFHFTGSNVIGTRGPGMSEDGGVTWRWLGNDAVDGQSFVYAFANDADDVRFSFGMPYVQADLDRFLASYVDSDYLVAETLCETRKGRDVEMLYVGRLDGGANLRVLIAARHHCCEMMQSYVLEGIMAAILGEGDLGRWFQGRVECLVIPFVDKDGVEDGDQGKNRKPRDHNRDYVGESVHIETAVIRERVPDWSAGKLKVAIDLHCPWIRMNRNETIYLVGSESEVPWQEQMRFSHILEAERTGGLPFFAADNLPFGVEWNTAENYAAGKSFGRWAGELPGVQLATAIEFPYANVGDLDTSPELARVFGRDLAAALKVYLETMV
- a CDS encoding FAD-dependent oxidoreductase, with protein sequence MPSHYVKAGVAGVILRGNQIVMVRRKYGTHKGKWKKDLTGFMESTHYNLIIYGGNPAGLACAVRAAREGLTVLLVNHTPHIGGLPANGMGLWDTLYEGWRSPIYNEMRQAIFDHYRNTYGKDSPQYAACLPGETGHSNGKYEARVFEQLSEEMIQAESNITLIKSHYPTDIEQADRLITAITFTEMNRDASFRATGDIFVDTSYEGDLLPLANVAFRVGRESKDEFNEPHAGRIFMRFAKELPESEQHMADIVASLNLRQFGGAMETIMPDSTGEGDGVVQAMNFRTALSSDPNNQVKPEPPEDYDPTRIKTLLQSLEVNRPDRGQDGGQFPNNKSDWNRPQLIEGATDYVHGDWPTRQRILKDFWNIVIGILYFFQNDPDAPENMREAFAQWGLAKDEFPDNNHMPWEIYVREARRLEGRYMLTEHDVRLAKGIDRAPIHSDTIAICEWYTDVHACHPERVKDSRDEGKVMLHKQTVPGQIPYRSLLANELDNFLVPVCLSSSHLGQSAIRLEPTWMQIAESAGYAAVQAIKNKQTPADIEIDQLQQTLAEQNSMLTFLNDIDLDDNYAHNAAIQWAGTKGFFDTYDARPQDKLDQHTAHRWIDGFVQLCGEKLDTNTLAHLTRGEACQILYDSYFQQQ
- a CDS encoding S41 family peptidase, producing MINPWLTIPAADYKIHMEHKSVRQSETQPHRAIDFLSASAAMRTVPLTLSHVEKQESLTVVVDFDSRLHTGVVDSIEHFWKTQGNVKDVTVLSTDVVSKSEDLAPGNVVLYGTFEIREDNPVFHAFRGTWIGELLRKEAPHFSGEVGGLVVGKNPFSEGSSVIVVATSLDLLPQLHEHYDGSKSFVSVVNGRLETVMIYDAGFNRIDPGIDLKLALEDMWYFFRVVEEAHPHPLMNISPEGYIDLKRNAQESLEKAADSRSIVTISALSVELAKAAAAFQDGHTNHYLDLQGGYSDTTRRMLPFKLSYQLGAFYADQLIENEHRRKIVAIANKDPFDFLQPILAAISGEKLDKKITSFVANQGVYWFYFAPIDEPRLALTTVDRTGETIEEMLDLVTMSTYQSSIVSTDKEERVEDFHEYYHNGDTCYYRFDSFRNSKKQKAYADDLFAEIRSNGTKNFIIDLRFNGGGNSAYGDYLLDCLTVKPYRFTARMDVKLSEHLYEQHEYYRAFDELTGQTITRRAGLRNPEDRGNRFEGNLYVLVGPKTFSSAGGLAAIVKDYELGTLIGEEVGATRQTFGENLHKRLPHSGLGFNVSCKQFFAPIPQFGDERRGTLPDIPINEQVFTTYPDSDDPVLSYALDHIASR
- a CDS encoding phosphotransferase, which produces MDQIPPKEKIQEALWSAWQFDGSLIPVPGTGRLFSFKKNGATFFARLNWARGQFCPEEVVEFLNHLSTNDAPVPQIVPTLSGDLCIMIGDAVVLSVETDLSGEPCSSRHLHRLGAVGRGLAKIHLASEKFEKSRMRKKDLTGFVEVRLRRALSRSLPGDLRDAIKTLHTELQTTYKHLTRTSVRWMTTHGDVWGPNVHTDGEKVGFTDLCSSFAPATVDLVMVQHRWLMNDLTGGRSLLEKEMLDFLRGYLSERPLSVGDRETFGVVWAAYYADQLSHYIEKPGTVKDSVLSRFDFEGQIRRLPLAVGEIRSLL